The following are encoded in a window of Phaseolus vulgaris cultivar G19833 chromosome 3, P. vulgaris v2.0, whole genome shotgun sequence genomic DNA:
- the LOC137806473 gene encoding spermidine synthase 2 has protein sequence MADESVVESPVKRQKDGEENGASVSMDTEGGKDPQGNGLSSVIPGWFSEISSMWPGEAHSLKVEKILFQGKSEYQNIMVFQSSTYGKVLVLDGVIQLTERDECAYQEMITHLPLCSIPNPKKVLVIGGGDGGVLREIARHSSVEKIDICEIDGMVVDVSKQYFPDVAVGYEDPRVTLTVGDGVAFLKNVPEGTYDAVIVDSSDPIGPAQELFEKPFFGSVAKALRPGGVVCTQAESIWLHMDIIEDIVSNCRHIFKGSVNYAWTTVPTYPSGMIGFMLCSTEGPPIDFKHPVNPIDEKECQKSARPLKFYNSEIHTAAFCLPSFAKRKIGPKAN, from the exons ATGGCGGATGAGAGCGTTGTTGAGTCCCCAGTGAAGAGACAGAAAGATGGTGAAGAAAATGGGGCCTCTGTTTCCATGGATACGGAGGGTGGCAAAGACCCTCAGGGTAATGGTTTATCGTCTGTGATTCCTGGCTGGTTCTCTGAAATCAGTTCAATGTGGCCTG GAGAGGCTCACTCCTTGAAGGTGGAAAAAATTTTGTTTCAAGGAAAGTCTGAATACCAGAATATCATGGTCTTCCAG TCGTCAACATATGGCAAGGTTCTTGTTTTGGATGGAGTAATCCAGTTAACAGAAAGGGATGAATGTGCCTACCAAGAAATGATCACTCATCTTCCTCTTTGCTCTATTCCAAACCCCAAAAAG GTTTTGGTTATCGGAGGCGGTGATGGAGGAGTCCTCCGAGAAATAGCACGCCATTCTTCAGTTGAAAAGATAGATATTTGTGAAATTGACGGCATGGTTGTTGAT GTCTCCAAACAGTATTTCCCTGATGTAGCTGTAGGGTATGAGGATCCTCGTGTGACACTTACTGTTGGTGATG GAGTTGCGTTTCTGAAGAATGTTCCTGAAGGAACTTATGATGCTGTTATAGTGGATTCATCCGACCCTATTG GTCCTGCTCAGGAGCTATTTGAAAAGCCCTTCTTTGGGTCAGTTGCAAAGGCTCTTCGTCCAGGAGGAGTTGTGTGTACTCAGGCAGAAAGCATATGGCTTCATATGGATATAATTGAGGACATCGTGTCAAATTGTCGCCACATTTTTAAAGGATCTGTTAACTATGCTTGGACTACTGTTCCTACATATCCAAG TGGGATGATTGGTTTTATGCTTTGCTCAACTGAGGGACCACCTATTGATTTCAAGCATCCAGTGAATCCCATAGATGAAAAGGAGTGTCAGAAATCAGCAAGACCACTAAAATTTTACAACTCTGAG ATTCATACAGCAGCTTTCTGTTTGCCATCATTTGCAAAGAGGAAGATTGGTCCTAAAGCAAATTAG
- the LOC137806475 gene encoding uncharacterized protein, whose product MESENNSKQKQKLEVSDILRKSVTIYLRNLNFIIFTFLTSLPLFCITLYFEIYLQEILVETSNIFNPPYRHFTQYDYNQNLVITRFNKDYFLKLIFVGFIYMVPLYVLEFVSAVVTVDLASKLHSKEKKMTLREMFETPFDLSRLRGSFVTSIYVLFLMTTHQLGLLWIVLNYHVFLKDLSFYVLLVVICSMAFAKVLRMYLEGSAVWNMGLVISVLEGIYGIDALAVSAYFSRGSHRRGLFLMLIFFAWGHLVRLSCYHIGGYDQGNAIFVQVALSCMLNPLKWVVCMIYFHDCKEGKLESKTDEESGKDVKNGS is encoded by the coding sequence ATGGAGAGTGAAAACAACTCTAAGCAGAAGCAGAAGCTTGAAGTATCTGATATCCTCAGGAAATCTGTTACGATCTATTTAAGAAACCTCAATTTCATCATCTTCACCTTTCTCACTTCTCTTCCTCTCTTTTGTATCACGCTTTACTTTGAAATTTACCTCCAAGAAATCCTGGTTGAAACCTCCAATATTTTCAACCCACCATATCGTCACTTCACTCAGTATGACTACAACCAAAATCTTGTTATCACAAGATTTAACAAGGATTATTTCCTGAAGCTGATTTTTGTTGGTTTCATTTACATGGTGCCTCTCTATGTGTTAGAGTTTGTCTCTGCGGTTGTTACCGTAGATTTGGCTTCAAAGCTGCATTcaaaagagaagaaaatgaCTCTGAGGGAGATGTTTGAGACACCCTTTGACCTATCAAGATTGAGAGGCTCATTTGTCACTTCTATCTATGTTCTCTTCTTGATGACTACTCATCAGCTTGGATTACTGTGGATAGTCCTAAATTACCATGTTTTCTTAAAGGACTTGAGTTTTTACGTGTTGCTCGTGGTAATTTGCAGCATGGCATTTGCAAAGGTCTTAAGGATGTACTTGGAGGGGAGTGCTGTGTGGAACATGGGTCTTGTGATCTCAGTGTTGGAGGGTATATATGGTATTGATGCGTTAGCTGTTTCAGCGTATTTCAGCAGAGGCAGTCACAGGAGGGGGCTCTTTCTGATGCTGATTTTCTTTGCTTGGGGACATCTTGTGAGGCTTTCGTGCTACCATATTGGAGGCTATGACCAAGGGAATGCAATTTTTGTACAAGTTGCCTTGTCCTGCATGCTAAATCCCCTGAAATGGGTGGTTTGCATGATCTATTTTCATGATTGCAAGGAGGGGAAATTGGAAAGCAAAACTGATGAGGAATCGGGTAAGGATGTTAAGAATGGTTCGTGA